A window of Paenibacillus sp. 19GGS1-52 contains these coding sequences:
- a CDS encoding multidrug efflux MFS transporter — MPIWKRNLLVCWFGMFVTGVGMSQIAPVLPLYIKQLGVNNPASIAELSGIAFGITFIISAVFSPIWGLAADKFGRKPMLLRASLGMALVIGCMGFAQNVYVLIALRLLQGVITGYGTACTTLIATQTDKEHAGYALGTLSTASIAGSLLGPTIGGFIAENLGLQNTFFVTGAMMLIAFISTALFVKESFAREHKKTLRMKEVWSVVPEKSLTITLFVTFFILTVALYSVEPIITVYVSQLSKNATHIALLAGITFSASGLANIVAAPRLGKLSDKIGAHKVILISLIAAGLIFIPQAFVTNPWQLMGLRFLLGLAAGGLIPSVNILVKKITPAAITGRVFGFTMSAGYLGIFGGSVMGGQVAAWFGLRYVFFITGALLLINAGWVYLKLYKKMGLMNGREEYE, encoded by the coding sequence ATGCCAATTTGGAAAAGGAATCTGCTCGTTTGCTGGTTTGGAATGTTTGTAACCGGTGTGGGAATGAGTCAGATAGCTCCGGTATTGCCGCTTTATATCAAGCAGTTGGGTGTGAATAATCCAGCTTCCATTGCTGAACTATCTGGAATTGCTTTTGGGATTACCTTTATCATTTCTGCCGTTTTCTCGCCTATTTGGGGTCTGGCTGCGGATAAGTTCGGACGTAAACCCATGCTTTTGCGGGCAAGCCTTGGTATGGCGTTAGTCATAGGCTGTATGGGTTTTGCACAGAATGTATATGTGTTGATAGCACTCCGATTACTGCAGGGCGTAATCACAGGTTATGGCACAGCTTGTACGACATTAATTGCTACTCAGACGGATAAGGAGCATGCCGGCTATGCTTTAGGTACCCTTTCAACGGCCAGTATTGCCGGTTCTTTGCTTGGGCCAACAATTGGTGGTTTTATTGCAGAGAACCTGGGCTTGCAGAATACCTTTTTTGTCACAGGTGCAATGATGCTGATTGCTTTTATTTCGACCGCTTTATTTGTAAAGGAATCCTTTGCCCGCGAGCATAAAAAGACTCTTCGAATGAAGGAAGTATGGAGTGTTGTACCGGAAAAAAGTTTGACGATTACCCTGTTTGTGACCTTTTTTATACTAACGGTAGCCTTATATTCTGTAGAACCCATCATCACCGTATATGTTTCTCAGTTGTCCAAGAATGCCACTCATATTGCGCTGCTCGCGGGAATAACCTTCTCTGCTTCAGGATTAGCCAATATCGTTGCCGCGCCAAGACTAGGGAAGCTTTCTGACAAAATTGGGGCACATAAGGTTATATTAATCTCACTTATTGCGGCAGGCCTTATCTTCATACCACAGGCCTTTGTCACGAATCCTTGGCAGTTAATGGGGCTGCGCTTTCTATTAGGATTGGCAGCAGGTGGGTTGATTCCCTCGGTGAATATCCTGGTCAAGAAAATTACACCCGCTGCGATTACAGGCCGAGTGTTTGGTTTTACCATGTCCGCAGGGTATTTAGGCATATTTGGAGGTTCAGTGATGGGCGGGCAAGTGGCCGCTTGGTTTGGCCTCCGCTATGTATTTTTTATTACAGGTGCCTTGTTATTGATTAATGCAGGCTGGGTGTATCTTAAGTTGTACAAAAAAATGGGCTTAATGAATGGGAGAGAAGAATATGAATGA
- a CDS encoding hydrolase translates to MNDVTATEVEYIAADKTALVVIDLQNGIVNGRQSAPYTAAQVVQNASHLVQAFTEKGAFVVLVRVSTIDGKDMVRPLTDTKMNPMQFSAGWDTIIPELADFNNTHTITKRQWGAFFGTDLDLQLRRRGIDTIVLCGISTSIGVDTTAREAYQHGYNQIFAEDALTASTQEEHDYVCKTIFPRIGKIRTSDEVIMALR, encoded by the coding sequence ATGAATGATGTAACAGCAACAGAAGTGGAATACATTGCAGCAGATAAAACAGCACTGGTAGTCATAGACTTGCAAAATGGTATTGTAAACGGTCGTCAGTCGGCCCCTTATACGGCTGCTCAGGTTGTTCAGAATGCCAGTCATTTAGTGCAGGCCTTCACGGAAAAGGGAGCTTTTGTAGTTCTGGTAAGAGTCTCAACTATAGATGGAAAAGATATGGTGAGACCCCTTACAGATACAAAAATGAATCCGATGCAATTCTCGGCAGGCTGGGATACCATTATTCCTGAATTAGCAGACTTCAACAATACGCATACCATTACCAAACGCCAATGGGGAGCCTTCTTCGGTACTGACCTAGATTTGCAACTGCGCCGCCGTGGAATCGATACCATTGTGCTCTGCGGTATTTCTACCAGCATCGGCGTGGATACTACGGCAAGAGAAGCCTATCAGCATGGGTATAATCAAATTTTTGCAGAAGATGCCTTGACCGCTTCAACCCAAGAAGAGCATGATTATGTCTGTAAAACTATCTTTCCAAGAATCGGCAAAATTCGTACGAGTGATGAAGTGATTATGGCGTTGAGATAA
- a CDS encoding 2-dehydropantoate 2-reductase N-terminal domain-containing protein, whose protein sequence is MRVLVYGAGVLGSYLAHVLVRGGNDVTMLARGRRVDELLNDGLVIRHYFQLRTTVDKVNVITELQPEDVFDLIFVVMKYPDFQAVLPALAANHSRHVVITGNNASPGEMLSYLQDNSPVEKKVAFAFQLNGGWRESGRMISVRGPKVQMAIGGLGEELSWQSVINQAFVKTNYKLTYYKDMDEWLKSHMIMVLPLNFLAPASNGNLRQAARDKLLLNQTIDALDEGHQVLETLGVTITPASQAQLVRDKRKLLYIGLRIILATPFGRTLLSDKAVSADEMSALQHAFNELKLRANIPTPNWDKLQEYTPTLQN, encoded by the coding sequence ATGAGAGTATTAGTTTATGGCGCCGGGGTTTTAGGAAGTTATCTTGCCCATGTGTTGGTGCGAGGTGGCAATGACGTAACTATGCTGGCGAGAGGACGTAGGGTGGATGAACTGTTGAATGACGGACTTGTCATTCGTCATTATTTTCAGCTTCGTACTACGGTTGATAAGGTGAATGTGATTACTGAGCTGCAGCCGGAGGACGTCTTTGACCTTATCTTTGTAGTGATGAAATATCCGGATTTCCAGGCCGTACTACCTGCTCTTGCTGCGAATCACAGCAGACATGTGGTAATCACGGGGAATAATGCAAGTCCTGGTGAGATGTTGAGTTATTTGCAGGATAACAGTCCTGTGGAGAAAAAGGTAGCGTTCGCTTTTCAGCTTAACGGTGGCTGGAGGGAGAGTGGCCGGATGATCAGTGTGCGTGGTCCAAAGGTGCAAATGGCCATCGGTGGTCTGGGCGAAGAGTTATCCTGGCAATCGGTGATCAATCAAGCTTTTGTTAAGACTAATTATAAACTGACCTATTATAAGGATATGGATGAGTGGCTGAAAAGTCATATGATCATGGTGTTGCCGTTAAACTTCCTCGCTCCAGCCAGTAACGGTAATTTGCGCCAAGCCGCAAGAGATAAGTTGCTCCTGAATCAGACGATTGACGCTTTAGATGAGGGGCATCAGGTATTGGAAACACTTGGGGTTACCATTACACCAGCAAGTCAAGCACAATTGGTGCGGGATAAGCGGAAGCTGCTCTATATAGGGCTACGAATTATACTGGCGACCCCGTTCGGTAGAACTCTCTTGAGTGATAAGGCGGTGTCTGCAGATGAGATGTCAGCGCTACAGCATGCTTTTAATGAGTTGAAGCTACGTGCGAACATACCGACACCTAACTGGGATAAGCTTCAGGAATATACTCCGACTTTACAGAATTGA
- a CDS encoding metalloregulator ArsR/SmtB family transcription factor encodes MDTKKMAKIFKALSNENRLELYLKIAESHEASFEAGGGLCVADIVSCLNIGAPTVSHHIKELVNAELVTTEKKGKFLICSVNKEIVTEIIEMLALR; translated from the coding sequence TTGGATACCAAAAAAATGGCTAAAATCTTTAAAGCCCTTTCGAATGAGAACCGATTGGAATTATATTTAAAAATCGCAGAGTCACATGAAGCCAGCTTTGAAGCTGGTGGTGGACTTTGTGTTGCAGATATCGTCTCATGCTTGAATATTGGCGCTCCGACCGTTTCACATCATATCAAAGAATTGGTGAATGCAGAACTCGTGACCACTGAGAAAAAGGGGAAGTTCCTGATCTGCAGCGTGAATAAAGAAATCGTTACGGAGATTATTGAGATGCTGGCTTTGCGGTAG